The Acidianus manzaensis genome has a window encoding:
- a CDS encoding type II toxin-antitoxin system VapC family toxin gives MVKRYFDVNVFIYFLTKHPKYFERSKNWFETTDEIYTSELTIFEIIILLSKLTKEKPEEVFVHVMSFFNDLGIRFVHLETNELMKIVEVESKYKLDFEDSFHFYLAEKVGELISNDKKLMKLGAKF, from the coding sequence ATGGTTAAAAGATATTTCGACGTGAATGTTTTTATCTATTTTCTTACAAAACATCCCAAATATTTTGAAAGATCTAAGAATTGGTTTGAGACAACTGATGAAATTTATACTAGTGAATTGACTATATTTGAGATTATAATTCTTTTAAGTAAGCTAACTAAAGAAAAGCCTGAGGAAGTTTTTGTTCATGTAATGAGCTTTTTTAATGATCTAGGAATTAGGTTTGTTCATTTAGAGACAAACGAATTAATGAAAATAGTAGAAGTTGAAAGCAAGTATAAATTAGATTTTGAGGATTCTTTTCATTTTTATTTAGCAGAAAAGGTAGGAGAATTGATAAGTAATGATAAAAAGTTAATGAAATTAGGAGCTAAATTTTAA
- a CDS encoding single-stranded DNA-binding protein: MKVNELQPRKNATVTVKVVNKGEAKQVMSKDGSSHKVADVLVGDETGSILFSVWDDNIDNVSEGDVIDVTDGYVTVVRGSMRLTLGRQGKMEKTDKTIDNVNTENNLSNKQVEDNYRPRRFNSRRF; encoded by the coding sequence ATGAAAGTAAACGAGTTGCAACCAAGGAAAAACGCAACAGTTACAGTAAAAGTAGTTAACAAAGGAGAAGCTAAGCAAGTTATGAGCAAAGATGGATCTTCTCACAAAGTTGCAGACGTTCTAGTAGGAGATGAAACTGGAAGCATATTATTTAGTGTATGGGATGATAACATAGACAATGTATCAGAAGGAGACGTCATAGACGTTACTGACGGATACGTTACAGTAGTTAGAGGATCAATGAGGTTAACATTAGGTAGGCAAGGAAAAATGGAAAAGACTGATAAAACTATAGATAATGTAAATACTGAAAACAATCTTTCTAATAAACAAGTAGAAGATAATTATAGACCTAGAAGATTTAATAGTAGAAGATTCTAA
- a CDS encoding AbrB/MazE/SpoVT family DNA-binding domain-containing protein produces the protein MEYEVRVDEKGRILIPKEVREKLNITNVVKLKVENNMIIIQSKDKYKILDKYAGYFNVNWSEFTQDVDELLNEAIDERSKKWLKDIST, from the coding sequence ATGGAATATGAAGTTAGGGTAGATGAAAAAGGAAGAATATTAATTCCTAAAGAGGTTAGAGAAAAATTGAACATAACTAATGTAGTAAAGCTAAAAGTAGAGAATAATATGATAATAATCCAGAGTAAAGATAAATATAAGATTTTGGATAAGTATGCCGGATATTTTAACGTTAATTGGAGCGAATTTACTCAAGATGTAGATGAATTACTTAATGAAGCTATAGATGAGAGGAGCAAAAAATGGTTAAAAGATATTTCGACGTGA
- a CDS encoding MBL fold metallo-hydrolase yields the protein MKIHEIPLRFVKSFLIEMEGNRGIIVDAGTPGSGNKILNYVNSVGVKKIDYVIFTHSHQDHIGGAHELRINLDSKFCIDENGKDYLEKGLVREPVLHSTFLKFVFSIGKPFFFKRTEGVNPDMILKEGEIEEGIEIIKTPGHTSDSISIFLRDLNAVIVGDTLQGTRQGLRYPSIYEKFDELKKSVEKIKSLSSSMIYVSHGVSSNKFLV from the coding sequence ATAAAGATTCATGAGATACCTTTACGATTTGTAAAATCATTTCTTATTGAAATGGAAGGAAATAGAGGAATAATAGTTGATGCAGGTACTCCCGGAAGTGGGAATAAAATACTGAATTATGTTAACTCTGTAGGAGTTAAGAAAATTGATTACGTTATATTTACTCATTCGCATCAAGATCATATAGGAGGAGCTCATGAGTTAAGAATTAATTTAGATTCAAAATTTTGCATAGATGAGAATGGAAAAGATTATCTGGAAAAAGGTCTAGTAAGAGAGCCTGTACTTCATTCTACTTTTTTGAAATTTGTTTTTTCTATAGGCAAACCTTTCTTCTTTAAGAGAACTGAAGGAGTTAATCCGGATATGATTTTAAAAGAAGGCGAAATTGAAGAAGGAATAGAGATAATAAAGACTCCAGGTCATACTTCAGATTCGATAAGCATTTTCTTAAGAGATCTTAATGCTGTAATTGTAGGAGATACTTTACAAGGTACTAGACAAGGTTTAAGATACCCTAGCATTTACGAAAAATTTGATGAATTAAAGAAAAGTGTAGAAAAAATAAAATCCTTATCTTCTTCAATGATTTACGTGTCACATGGAGTAAGTTCAAATAAATTTTTAGTTTAG